The Acanthopagrus latus isolate v.2019 chromosome 1, fAcaLat1.1, whole genome shotgun sequence genomic interval CACAGCGTTTAAATCCACCAACGAGCGTTATCAAGGCTTTTGAATGCACTCGCAGACAATGGCAAGTTAAAGATGAGCTGATCGGTGGGGGTGATAAAgtggctgcaggagaagagaCCCTTTGAGCTGCAGCCTCTCAAACTGCGGCAgcaaacatcaacaacaacacttgTACACTTTTTACTTGTGGTTTGTTGCTGGAGGAGCACAACACAATAATAGCTTTTCATAGCACGACATGCGTCACACTGAGACTGATCTTTTACGTTGATACGAGTTACTTGGACCACAGTGCAAACCGCTGGTCACTGATAAAAATGAACTTCTCGAAGGCGAGAATTGAGCCTCGGCTCTTTGGTTTTTGTAGAAGAATGATGGACCATGTGTATCCAGTAAATTTAAGCCAATTTGCACTCttgtattcatttctttttctgcgTTGAAATTGTGTCACAGCTCTGCAatggctatttttatttttttattttattttattttattttattttattttattttatttttttaacttattttgatttttcattgaACTTTTTCCGTATTGTCTAAACCATAGTCCAGTGTGGGACCAGTATTAAGATTTAAGTCCCTGGAGCGTCTCTTGGTCACACCCCAGACAAACCTACAAATTTACCTTAATTGTGTGAAATGGTGTCGAAGTATGGAGGCAGAAAACGGATCCCTCAAAGACCTGCACACATAAAACCAAAATCATCAGCATGGCTTGACTCCACCGAAGAGGAGCGAGACAATAGAGCACGCACTTTGATCAAAAGTGAAAGTCTTCATCGTGCAGATTAGCTCTTTAAAACTATGTCtggaaaatatgtaaataaataaaagctccTCTCTTAAAGAGACCGGAGCTGAAACAGGTGTCGGGCCTTACATTACACGAGGCACAGTTAAGAAGTGTTTATGCAACAATGAAAGGGAGTTTTTTGATTATCATGGATAATTATTATGATGAATAATGTGATTCAATTTACATTAGATTGAATTAAAACAGACTAACATTttctatgcgtgtgtgtgtgtgtgtgtgtgtatgtgtgagaaagagagagacgtgaTACCAGGTTAGAGCGGATGGTTAATTGCATGCAGAgaccctgagtctgtgtgaagcagcATTCAACTAACGTCAAACTAGTCGTCTAGGAAAGCAAACTACCAATAACCTGACCTGAGATCAAAATAACACCAGAATGACACCAAGGCAGAAAgttggcagaggaggaaactggcCTCTCCTTTCCTTTGTGAAGATAGCAGCCTGGTGTTAACTTGCTTGGTGTACCTCATATTGTGAAGTTAGCTGGCAAGCTTTGCAtcacagctgctggtgctgactGATCTGGAATACTAACAGGACCTGGTGCccctgcagtgaggaggagtgCTTTGGGCCTGCTGCACATGCAGcttgcagctctctgcagctgttagGCCCAGAAGAAGAGATCTTGAGGGCGGGCAGCCCCGtggggggagatggagaggagcccTTGGGGATAAGAAGTAGAGGGCgtagaggaagagaggaagaacaaggaAGGCACAAGAGTTTTGACTATCTGGTCAGGGGGGGTCTGTCACCTGACCAATCGCAGTTAATGACTTCTGCGGGTCCCAACAGAGGCTTGAAGTCAGAGGGGGAgtacagtgcagcagcagccccgGACAGTACTATGACAAAACACGTGGTTcatgagcattaaagcatgtaaacgtCTTGTAGTaatgatgcaaaataaatgtatgaaccTGAACATGAGCATGATGTGTCTCTATCATTAGCCCCGCCATGGTCAGTGGCTCTCTGCAccgtttgttcatttgtttttatcacttcTTTCCACTGCTCATTTCACTGCAGTCCAACGAATGAATGAGATGAAAATGCCCGGTGCCCTCGGAAACCTCAGAAAATGAGGAAGCCTCTCGGCTGCGAGGCAAAAATGTCAAGAATTAAAACCGCGACATCCTGCCGATTTATCCAACACTATCAGATGTCCAGCAACCACAGTTTTGTCTTATAGAAGTGAAGTGTCACGTTCCCCAAGACAGGTTTCTATTCTAGGTCGAGTTGCAATACTCGAATAAGACGTGGGGAGTTTTTAAATGCCTTATCACAAAACATTGAAATTAGAGGACTGTGTAAGAGGATAGGTGAACTTTTTTTCTAGTCCATCTCAAAACATGACTCAAAAAAAGAGATTAGACGCCGCAATAATTCCTCTCGTCCGTGCAGTCTGTGAAAGGTTTAATaacatttcattgtattttttctttcaatttttactttattattgtATCAGGTTGTTCTCATGTTAGACCAGTCAAGCGTTGATTCACATTTGAGTCAGTGAAGTAAGTGTAAAGCCTATAACACTGTCTCTTGTGGTTCAGTCAGCAGGCCTCTCTCAGAGTTGTCTGTCCACTGGAGCAAATTATTATCACAAGCAGACACATCCTGTCGAGGGAGCCATTTCCTCTGGGACATGTTAATATAGTTTTGTCTGTGGAAAGTTTCTCTTTCCGCCATGTAAAAGACAATTGATGCAAATAGAATTGTTTAAAGAAACGTGAGAGGAGCCCATTGAAGTGTGGACCTCTGGGGCCCTCCATGCACATTCTCCCTCCTCCAGTGTTGATGCTTCCTCATTCTGATCCATCCTGAACGTTCAGTCTCATCTGTGCAATCACATCATAATTCTGTTAATTATACATTTCTGTGGGATGAACTTGGCCCATCATACGTGTTGCTGCCTCGGCATGCGCTTCCTCTTCTGTTCGTCTTGAGGTCTGAAGGGTGGAGCTTCGCGGAGTTCCTCTTGGTTTCATTTACAGGCAACCAAACATCTGACACCCGGTCCTGAGAGCTTGCATCTGTGCTGTCATGATTGACACCACTGACTTCCCTCAGGATCTTAATTAGTGTGTCTTCTGACGGTACTACAGAGATGACTTGGATGCGGCACCTGACCTGTCTGTGGATTCTGTTCGCCACACACAATGGATGTGGTGAGTTCAGTTCTGATCATTTGGTTCCTTTGTCTCTGTTTGATTTGCTGCTGAAGGGTGCGCGgaattttgacatttctggCCGTAAGAATAATTCAACTCTGGTCATGTTTCAGGCTGCAGTTTGTAGCGTTTGCAGAGGTTTTGGTGGTGTTCAATCAATCTCATACATATTTAAGGTAATTCCTCAGAGACTGAAAATACGGGCTGCACATCTCacaatttgcttttgttttatttgttttacttttgtgttgTAATATTTTGCACATAGGTTGAATCTAACATGATAGTTTGCATTCTGGATTATAATCTATTTGTAaaattgtcagttttgtttgtggaattgggtttttttttgggggggggaattCATGTACTCAAAGAAGTATTACTGCGGTGTAGAAATCCTCGCTTACAAGTAAAAGCCagacattaaaatatgtattcaagtaaaagtataaTAAGCACTGGCATCAAAATAAGAGACTGCTCACTAGCAAAGTGAAGTGCTCACTATGCAGAAACGCATATTtcctatttattttatttgattactgAAGGATTGTGCTCATCGCTTTAATGTTGAAGCCATTAAAGGTAGTTTAACTACTTCATATAATTTATGTGCTGGGTAGCTTCCTCAGGGATCAATTAAATATTCAATGTTAATTGTAGTATTACATAATAATGTCTTGgttattacattttgtattattaaactAAACCTGCAAGTAACTAAAAGTTGCCCGACAATTGTGGGGTAAAAAGTACCGTACAATTTTTGTCTCTGAATTGTAGTAGAAGTATCACTGTGAGAAGTACAACTTCAAGTACGTAAAAGTTCTGCCTGACCACAGTACTCGTGTAGATGTTCTCCGGCACTCTCCACCACTGATGTGCACAAATCCTAAAGCACATACTCACTTCTCTCTCCGGACTGAAACTGGATGTATTCTGACACGCgtctttattattttgatcCAGTTTACAGTGACATTCAGTTCCTTGAGAGGCAGGAGGGCCAATCTGTGGTTCTGCCCTGTGCGGTCGAACCGAGAGCGCCTCCGCCCTTCGGCTGGTCCCTGATGCGCAGCTGGTTGCATCACGGTAAGGTGATGTACATGCACACCAAGACCGAAGCCCACGTATTCAATGCCGACGACAAAAACCGCACCAGGGTCAGCGGGGACCCGAGCAGCCACTCTCTGAACGTGACCATCTCTGATCTGAGGGCCAGCGACACAGACCGCTACTACTGCGAGTTCGTGGTGGACAACCCGAGCCACGAAGATTTACGACTGCCTGGAAAGACTGAGTTCTTCCTCCTCGTGACTGCTGgtgagttgtttgtttttgtgtgttttttttttaatttcatcccaAAGACGTTTCATCTCTTTTGTTACTCACAGGAAGTTTCCAAAACTCCCACCCACAGTAACGGTGAAAGGGAGGGCTGAAACATCCGCGTGCGTTACCGCAGCAGGGGGGTTGACATTTAAAGAGTGGGTTTGGTGCTCACGCGAAGCAACACTGTCTTATACAGCATATTTATAGGTGTTGTAAATAATAATGACTGCCAAGAAGTGAGAGTAAAGATAATGCTGGAGGATGGAAATATACCAGCAAGAAGGATATTTCACAACCCTGCCACCCCGAAGTTCCTCTTACTAATAGTctaactaataaataaataactacatACTATATATAAATGATGtcttatcaaaaaaaaaaaaaaaaacaaaacaaaaaaaaaaacgtttgcaTGAAAGTCTAATTTTCTTTGTGGTGAGACTGTTGTCATGGTCTCTCAGCAGTTCCCCAAACCTCAACATTCAACACACAATGCTGCTCTGATCATCTGATCTTGACATATGGAGCCGCTCGTCTTCCATAATTTCAAACACTGATCATCATTTTGTTCTGGGTGACTCATTCTGGTCAGCGATTTTCTGTTTCGGCATTGAGATcatgggataaaaaaaaaaaaaaaaaaaaaaaaagcctggccATGAATTACCTCACCTTGTTACACTGAGCTGGTTTTAGATCTAAGAATACAACACTGCCgccaccacaaacaaacacaagttaaGTAATATTACATCTttttatggaggaaaaaaaaaagtgtcctcaTAAGTGTCATAGAGGTCAGAATGATCTCACTGTATCCATCAGCACAAGCATGTCGCAGGTCATATTCTAagtttcctcccctctcccctctggaGATGCCCCTGGGTTGCCGGGGCTGGTAGAGACGTGTGCTGGGGGCTCGGCCGTGCTCCCCTGTCTCCCCCCGGGTGGGGAGGGCTTGGCTGTGGAGGGGGTGAGCCTGAAGCGGCAGAGGGGCCAGGCAGCTGTGGAGGTGTTGTACCACTCAAAGCgtcaccacagcagcagccatccctcccactcctcctcccagTTTCCTGTCGAGAAGGTCCATCTCTCCTCTGCGCCCGGCCCCGGTGGCATCACCTACAACCTgaccctgcagcagctgcagccggaCGACAGCGGCCTGTACAGCTGCCAGCTGCTCCTGCGGGGCCGGCCCGACAGCAGCACCCGTCTAGGGAGACAAGCGGTCCTTGTTTCTGTGCAAGGTGGGTCACGGCAGGACCTGATGGCCAGGTTCCTTCAACTAACCCGCTATTATGTCACGCTAACTGTTGCTCTGCcatgtgtttcctcttcctgaCATCAGGCCACTTCAGGATGTTGGCCTTCTAATAAGACAACCACAGCTGATGATATCAGTaacaattctttctttctttaggTCCTtgcaattaatcatttaaactAAGTAGGTCTGTGTTTCAGTTCTCACCTACTCTGAATCAGCTTCCTGTCAGCACCATCAGTGtcacaacagcaacacacttgttgcttttttcttgtgtttgttgcaCAACTtataacacaagacaaaattAGACATCCACATGAGATGtggatgtctgtttttttccatatttaaaCGGCATGTAGTAATTAGTATTGGCCATAAAGTGGCTCATAATTTACCAGCTTGGTTGTTGTGGTGTCATGTGTTAAGCTATTATAAGACTATTTTAGTTGGACTAATACATGTGTGATTCTATAATATGAACAAAGAGAAATACTGAAAGCTGCTGTCCTGCTGACAATGAATTTATCCCACTAATAAGTTTAAACTGTGAAGCTAATAATAATCTATTTATAGCAAAagcacttttaaaaacaggtgttttttcaaaagtgcTCCAAATGGCAATGAAAGCAAGAAATTgcaaaagaacaaaatattGTTAACATTAATTTTAATAAGGGCAACACAAAAAAGATCAGTCGCAAATTTATTAGCTAAAGcctgatttatttctgtgtcacagagcTCCAGTGTTGTACAAGACAAATTAAcaggcactcagtagagtgcatacctccacaAAGGCCCAACAATCCCCTTTATGTGCATCacattgtactcactcatagataccagctaccaaaacacagaagaggaatcaacaaaaatgtaaacaaaaaacaaccaaaaaagtTTTCACTATATTAAAGAGGGTGAGAAAAGATCACCAGACCTGTCCCTTTATCAAGAACCACACCAACAGCTCATTGGATCTATTCTGGGCTCAGACCAGATGGAAATCTGTTGTCTAGTAGATCTGTTGATCTGCCTATATGTGATCAGCATTCATCCTCATTTTCATCCCACAGTGAATGatcataaaaacactcaaaatacTATCAATGTATTTTGTAACTGCATCCGAGAAATGGGAAGGaagttcagctcagctcagtggtttttgtttttttttttttgcaatcccATTGAATGTCATACTTGAACTGCCTTCAAAACAGCCATCGAACATGGACTGCCTTTATTTTCCGGTGTCGATTTCTCGCTGTGCACTTTATGAATGCATATGTATCAGTCAGAGGCAGGAACCCTGTGCGGCGAGGAAGCTGAATGGTGTCAGTGTTGTTTACTCAGGGGCTGCTGTTTTTCTTATCTCTaatgttctctctctgtttctcgACAGGAGGTCagtgcagctgctccagctACTCCTCTCTGCTGTACGCCTTGTCCTCGGCCGTggccatcctcctcctcttcctcctcctcgccttcGTGGTGATATATAAAGTGAGTGGACCCGAAGTGCCGCACTGTCACCACACAAGAAACGCAGAGTGAAAAATACAACTATTGCCGCGCGTGCTGCACCTGCCTGCTGAGAGCATGCCATACGGTTCCTCTGCAGCTCACCACAAAACCACACTGGTTTCATAATATGTTGCTGTCAGTTGTcagcatgtttttcttcaatttcaATGAGGAAGGCAGTGAAACGTCCACTTTTGAGTTTGGTTTTAAGACGTTTAAACTGCTTATGAACCACACACTATTTCTTTTACAAACCAGCATTAAGCAAGTCACAGTGTGGAATACGCAGCCTCGTGTTAGAAGATGCCGCCTCGAGAGAAAAACTCTGATTTTAACACAGGAAATCGAGAGTGCGTAACTCTTTTTGTTCCCctcactgatttgttttcctcctgtctcGGTGACTTTCAGGGCAAATCTCGCCGCAGTGTCAAGTCACACCCTCAGGCCCCCATCTACGAGGAGATGACCGGGGTGCAGGCTGCAAGCCGTAAGCTGGGCCCTCTCCATCTGGAGGAAACGCAGTCTTCCGAGTACAGGAACTGCCCCGTGAAGAAATCCTGCTCTGAAAACTATTACGAAAGCCCCAGGAAGAattctctgaaataaaaaaaataaataaataaaatgtcttcttccACAGGATTCTCTTTATCTCATTTGTACCGGATTGCTGATAATCTGACAGATTGTTTACATTTGGGTATTTTCTTCAAGCCTTTAATTTCCTGTAAAACGCAATTTAGAAATTAGAATTACAActgccatgtgtttttttgtaaaagaagtCATGTTTACATTGAATTATTCTCACCAAAAGGCATTGGGTTCAGGTTGAATTCATTCCCTGACGCATATGTGAAGAGCAGATTTTTGGAAGTATTTGAAACCTATgctcagttgccagtttatcaGGTAAACCTAGGTGAGACTCATATAATAAATACTCCCTTTCATGAGGGTCATAATATTGGGTTTACATTTGAACAGAGGGATTACTGAGCAGATTTCCTGGATGGGTCTCGTCCCAGAATAGACC includes:
- the cd7al gene encoding cd7 antigen-like encodes the protein MTWMRHLTCLWILFATHNGCVYSDIQFLERQEGQSVVLPCAVEPRAPPPFGWSLMRSWLHHGKVMYMHTKTEAHVFNADDKNRTRVSGDPSSHSLNVTISDLRASDTDRYYCEFVVDNPSHEDLRLPGKTEFFLLVTADAPGLPGLVETCAGGSAVLPCLPPGGEGLAVEGVSLKRQRGQAAVEVLYHSKRHHSSSHPSHSSSQFPVEKVHLSSAPGPGGITYNLTLQQLQPDDSGLYSCQLLLRGRPDSSTRLGRQAVLVSVQGGQCSCSSYSSLLYALSSAVAILLLFLLLAFVVIYKGKSRRSVKSHPQAPIYEEMTGVQAASRKLGPLHLEETQSSEYRNCPVKKSCSENYYESPRKNSLK